A genomic stretch from Telopea speciosissima isolate NSW1024214 ecotype Mountain lineage chromosome 7, Tspe_v1, whole genome shotgun sequence includes:
- the LOC122666575 gene encoding F-box/kelch-repeat protein At3g24760-like produces MEENDAPPACSVQYDWISLGSDLTDLILSYLPIRSIVRASAVCKLWRSIVTCPSFSTRVSLAKKPWFFLFGQNSIFIKNNQAFAFDPEANEWIRLPSSLCPSPCQEESFLGSGGFFFTTTSSTTSRFSYSPILCGLWRETSPLRFSRCNPLVGVFDDESGISRFIVVGGVRFIGGLVDIEDRLAVEIYDPRIDTWELCPPLPADFRSGNSSQWLTSALFKGKFFVFGIYSCFISSFDLKFHLWSEVQTLRPPGVMFSFLLACTDQLVLAGLCNTPRAPSFNLWRVDEETMEFSEIAIMPQDLLNCLFDSDEDEKFASLKCVGLGNLIYVFNEEHHKIYPACVCEINSNSNKCIWRKLPDLPAPVNRFHKVISFCSQIPLHSVLRDEEDGEEMLG; encoded by the coding sequence ATGGAAGAAAACGATGCCCCCCCCGCTTGTTCGGTCCAATATGATTGGATTTCCCTGGGTTCAGACTTAACAGACCTGATCCTCTCCTACCTTCCTATACGATCCATCGTCAGAGCTAGCGCTGTCTGCAAGCTCTGGCGCTCCATCGTCACCTGCCCATCATTCTCCACCCGGGTCTCCTTGGCCAAGAAGCCCTGGTTCTTCCTCTTTGGTCAAAACAGTATCTTCATCAAGAACAACCAGGCCTTCGCCTTCGACCCAGAAGCCAACGAATGGATCCGCCTCCCTTCCAGCCTCTGCCCCAGTCCTTGTCAAGAAGAATCCTTCCTTGGCTCCGGTGGTTTCTTCTTCACCACCACCTCTTCCACTACTTCTCGCTTCAGCTACTCCCCTATCCTCTGCGGTTTATGGCGTGAGACCTCGCCGCTCAGGTTCTCTCGTTGTAATCCCCTCGTTGGTGTCTTCGACGACGAGTCTGGTATCTCTCGGTTCATCGTCGTCGGTGGAGTCAGATTCATTGGTGGCCTTGTCGACATCGAGGACCGCTTGGCCGTCGAGATCTACGATCCTAGGATCGACACCTGGGAGCTTTGCCCTCCATTACCGGCGGATTTCAGATCTGGAAACTCGTCTCAGTGGCTCACATCTGCTCTATTCAAAGGCAAATTCTTCGTCTTTGGCATCTACTCCTGTTTCATTTCCTCCTTCGATCTGAAGTTTCATTTATGGAGCGAAGTGCAGACGCTGAGGCCACCTGGGGTGATGTTCTCGTTTTTGCTGGCTTGCACGGACCAGCTTGTCCTCGCGGGTCTCTGCAACACCCCAAGAGCCCCATCGTTTAATCTGTGGAGGGTCGATGAGGAGACTATGGAGTTCAGTGAGATTGCGATCATGCCTCAGGACTTGCTGAATTGCTTGTTTGATAGTGATGAGGACGAGAAATTTGCAAGCTTGAAGTGTGTGGGATTGGGGAATTTGATCTATGTGTTCAATGAAGAGCATCACAAGATATACCCAGCTTGTGTTTGTGAAATTAACAGCAACTCGAATAAATGCATCTGGAGAAAGTTACCAGATTTGCCGGCACCGGTGAATCGGTTTCACAAGGTCATTAGCTTCTGTTCTCAGATTCCGCTTCACAGTGTTCTCAGGGATGAAGAGGACGGAGAAGAGATGCTAGGCTGA